In the genome of Rhodamnia argentea isolate NSW1041297 chromosome 3, ASM2092103v1, whole genome shotgun sequence, one region contains:
- the LOC125314482 gene encoding disease resistance protein RUN1-like isoform X1: MKRWKKALLDAGSLSGWTLNDGVDESEFIQNIVEKISIDLDRTPLHVAKHPVGIESRMIKLKSLLNMESDDKVVMVGLWGQGGIGKTTLAKALYNAMFRQFEHSCFSANVRETSKGTRGLATLQEILLNDILLSAKRLEVSNVDGGINQIQHGLGHKKVLVILDDVSDLCQLHALVGEGNWFGNGSRIIITTRDKQLLTRSISCV, translated from the exons atgaagaggTGGAAGAAAGCTCTTCTCGACGCCGGTAGCTTGTCCGggtggactttgaatgatgg AGTTG ATGAGTCAGAGTTTATACAAAATATTGTGGAGAAAATctcaattgacctagaccgaaCACCTTTGCATGTTGCTAagcatccggttgggatagagtCCCGAATGATTAAGCTGAAATCGCTGTTAAACATGGAGTCCGATGATAAAGTTgtcatggtgggattatggggacaaggaggcataggaaagacaACTTTAGCAAAAGCCCTTTACAATGCTATGTTTAGACAATTTGAGCATTCATGTTTTTCGGCAAATGTTCGAGAAACTTCAAAAGGCACCAGGGGCTTAGCTACTTTGCAAGAAATATTACTAAATGATATATTATTATCGGCAAAAAGATTGGAAGTGTCCAATGTCGATGGAGGTATTAATCAAATACAACACGGACTTGGTCACAAAAAagttcttgtcatccttgatgatgtgaGTGACTTGTGCCAATTACATGCCTTAGTAGGAGAAGGCAACTGGTTTGGTAATGGAAGTAGGATTATAATCACTACAAGAGATAAACAGTTGCTAACTCGGTCAATATCATGTGTATGA
- the LOC125314482 gene encoding disease resistance protein RUN1-like isoform X2, which produces MKRWKKALLDAGSLSGWTLNDGDESEFIQNIVEKISIDLDRTPLHVAKHPVGIESRMIKLKSLLNMESDDKVVMVGLWGQGGIGKTTLAKALYNAMFRQFEHSCFSANVRETSKGTRGLATLQEILLNDILLSAKRLEVSNVDGGINQIQHGLGHKKVLVILDDVSDLCQLHALVGEGNWFGNGSRIIITTRDKQLLTRSISCV; this is translated from the exons atgaagaggTGGAAGAAAGCTCTTCTCGACGCCGGTAGCTTGTCCGggtggactttgaatgatgg AGATGAGTCAGAGTTTATACAAAATATTGTGGAGAAAATctcaattgacctagaccgaaCACCTTTGCATGTTGCTAagcatccggttgggatagagtCCCGAATGATTAAGCTGAAATCGCTGTTAAACATGGAGTCCGATGATAAAGTTgtcatggtgggattatggggacaaggaggcataggaaagacaACTTTAGCAAAAGCCCTTTACAATGCTATGTTTAGACAATTTGAGCATTCATGTTTTTCGGCAAATGTTCGAGAAACTTCAAAAGGCACCAGGGGCTTAGCTACTTTGCAAGAAATATTACTAAATGATATATTATTATCGGCAAAAAGATTGGAAGTGTCCAATGTCGATGGAGGTATTAATCAAATACAACACGGACTTGGTCACAAAAAagttcttgtcatccttgatgatgtgaGTGACTTGTGCCAATTACATGCCTTAGTAGGAGAAGGCAACTGGTTTGGTAATGGAAGTAGGATTATAATCACTACAAGAGATAAACAGTTGCTAACTCGGTCAATATCATGTGTATGA